The following coding sequences are from one Leptolyngbya sp. NIES-3755 window:
- a CDS encoding hypothetical protein (conserved hypothetical protein;~similar to AA sequence:cyanobase_aa:LBDG_13700), translating into MSYLVAVLSDRIKAEEAYSALEKEGLPMDKISILGRGYKSADEYGLIDPNETARKQVRLMASWLVPFGFVGGAAFNVITGLDTFAWAGEIGSPLIAGILGGLSGLLGSVFVGGGVGLVVGGGDALPYRNRLNAGKYLIVVNGSDTLIRQATRSLRAFDPESLQGYAEPGVS; encoded by the coding sequence ATGAGTTATTTAGTAGCCGTATTGAGCGATCGTATTAAAGCAGAAGAAGCTTATTCGGCACTCGAAAAAGAAGGATTGCCGATGGATAAAATCTCGATTTTGGGACGGGGTTATAAAAGTGCTGATGAGTATGGCTTGATTGATCCGAACGAAACAGCGAGAAAACAAGTTAGATTAATGGCTTCGTGGCTGGTTCCATTTGGATTTGTGGGTGGTGCAGCCTTTAATGTGATTACTGGATTAGATACGTTTGCTTGGGCAGGCGAAATTGGGAGTCCATTGATTGCAGGAATCTTAGGCGGATTGTCTGGATTGTTGGGTAGCGTCTTTGTCGGAGGTGGTGTTGGATTAGTCGTGGGCGGTGGGGATGCACTACCTTACCGGAATCGGTTGAATGCTGGAAAGTATTTGATTGTGGTGAACGGTTCGGATACGCTGATTCGGCAGGCGACTCGGAGCTTGAGAGCATTTGATCCTGAGAGTTTGCAAGGATATGCAGAGCCGGGAGTTAGTTAA
- a CDS encoding integral membrane sensor signal transduction histidine kinase (similar to AA sequence:cyanobase_aa:Npun_R6504) has protein sequence MKLFHRLPKLSLSYVLVVPFVTQIFIAVGLAGYWSLRHGQMAIEQLVNQLGSESSKRVDQHLNTYLAKPHKVNQVNARGLEAGILPRDLRTLGHYFWEQMRAYPDFAFINFGDRDGRFIGINRDHRNVLQIDIVEPPHIGTYYRYDIKRGKPTSLALKVPYEPRQEIWYTDAVNARKPLWTRIYFWNDDKVMAISASHPVLDDRQQIIGVVGVDYLLDRINTFLEQLRPSPSASVFILERDGFLVGNSNGEKTYTVENNQPKRIKASDSNNQLIRETTRYLIKKHGNLNQIREREWIKNNNIFVQVNPWRDQYGLDWLVVIAMPESDFTDQINRNTQTTILLCAIALLVTTALGLMTARWIARSIARLNTASSAIAQGDLNQTVQLSRIEELATLARSFNSMVTQLRASFIALEQTNAELELRVDERTEKLSNALQSLQTAQAQMLQSEKMSSLGQMVAGIAHEINNPVTFISGNLSHANHYVNDLMELVALYQKHVPETIEEIQNYLEDCDFEFVSTDLPKLLNSMQEGADRIQSIVLGLRNFSRLDEAQLKIVDLHEGLENTLLLLQHRLKHTSKRQEIQIIRNFQNLPKIECYAGQLNQVFLNLIGNAIDALEMISDRPVMIWISTEATDSSAIVKIRDNGEGIPESVKSKIFDPFFTTKPVGQGTGLGLSIAYQIIVGQHHGALICTSEAGEGTEFTIEIPLSLN, from the coding sequence GTGAAACTCTTCCACAGATTACCAAAGCTATCCCTGAGCTATGTGCTCGTCGTTCCGTTTGTCACACAAATTTTTATCGCTGTGGGACTGGCTGGATATTGGTCGCTGCGTCATGGACAAATGGCGATCGAACAATTGGTCAATCAGCTTGGCAGTGAGTCAAGTAAACGAGTCGATCAACATCTCAATACCTATCTTGCTAAGCCTCATAAGGTAAATCAGGTAAACGCACGAGGTCTCGAAGCTGGAATTTTACCGCGTGATCTCCGAACATTAGGACACTATTTTTGGGAGCAAATGCGGGCTTATCCAGATTTTGCCTTTATCAATTTTGGCGATCGAGATGGCAGATTTATCGGCATTAATCGAGATCATCGAAATGTTCTCCAAATTGATATTGTCGAGCCACCGCACATCGGCACTTATTACCGCTACGATATCAAGCGAGGCAAGCCAACGAGTTTGGCACTCAAAGTTCCCTATGAACCGCGTCAAGAAATTTGGTATACCGATGCGGTGAATGCTAGAAAGCCACTCTGGACAAGAATTTACTTTTGGAATGATGACAAAGTGATGGCGATTTCAGCGAGTCATCCGGTGCTTGACGATCGGCAACAGATCATTGGGGTTGTTGGCGTGGATTATTTGCTCGATCGAATCAATACATTTCTAGAACAATTGCGTCCAAGTCCATCAGCTTCAGTTTTTATTTTGGAACGCGATGGTTTCTTGGTTGGAAATTCTAATGGTGAAAAGACTTATACAGTCGAGAACAATCAACCGAAGCGAATTAAAGCATCAGATAGCAATAATCAATTAATTCGAGAAACAACACGATATCTAATTAAAAAACACGGTAATCTGAATCAAATTCGCGAAAGAGAATGGATTAAGAATAACAACATTTTTGTTCAGGTTAATCCCTGGCGTGATCAATACGGTTTAGATTGGCTAGTTGTGATCGCAATGCCAGAATCGGATTTCACCGATCAAATTAATCGCAATACACAGACGACGATTCTACTGTGTGCGATCGCGCTTCTCGTCACAACTGCTTTAGGATTAATGACGGCGCGTTGGATTGCTCGATCGATTGCTCGGTTGAATACTGCATCTTCCGCGATCGCTCAAGGTGATTTGAATCAAACCGTGCAACTCTCACGGATTGAAGAACTCGCAACACTAGCTCGATCGTTTAATAGCATGGTGACGCAGTTAAGAGCATCATTTATCGCATTAGAACAAACAAATGCAGAACTTGAATTGCGAGTCGATGAACGAACTGAGAAACTATCGAATGCGCTGCAAAGTTTACAAACCGCACAAGCTCAAATGCTGCAATCTGAGAAGATGTCGAGCTTGGGGCAAATGGTCGCGGGAATTGCTCATGAAATTAACAATCCAGTAACTTTCATTTCAGGTAACTTATCCCACGCGAATCATTATGTGAACGATTTAATGGAGTTAGTTGCGCTGTATCAAAAACACGTTCCAGAGACGATCGAAGAAATCCAGAACTATCTCGAAGACTGCGATTTTGAATTTGTTTCTACCGATCTGCCCAAACTCTTAAATTCAATGCAGGAAGGAGCCGATCGAATTCAATCGATCGTTCTCGGTCTGCGAAATTTCTCACGGCTCGATGAGGCTCAACTCAAGATTGTTGATTTACACGAAGGCTTAGAAAATACATTGCTCTTATTGCAACATCGACTCAAGCACACATCAAAGCGGCAAGAGATTCAGATCATTAGAAATTTTCAGAATTTACCAAAGATTGAATGTTACGCAGGACAACTGAATCAAGTGTTTCTCAACCTAATCGGCAACGCGATCGATGCTTTAGAAATGATCAGCGATCGTCCTGTCATGATTTGGATTAGCACTGAGGCAACAGACTCCAGCGCGATCGTCAAAATTCGCGATAACGGTGAAGGAATTCCAGAATCCGTCAAATCCAAAATCTTTGATCCATTTTTCACCACAAAACCTGTTGGACAAGGCACAGGATTGGGATTATCGATCGCGTATCAAATCATTGTCGGACAACATCATGGTGCTTTGATTTGTACCTCTGAAGCTGGCGAAGGAACGGAATTTACGATCGAAATCCCCCTCTCGCTTAACTAA
- a CDS encoding oxidoreductase, zinc-binding dehydrogenase family (similar to AA sequence:cyanobase_aa:AM1_4994), whose amino-acid sequence MRAVWYEQVGAAKTVLSIGDLDLPELGSGQVRVKVFASGINPSDVKQRSG is encoded by the coding sequence ATGCGAGCAGTGTGGTATGAGCAAGTTGGGGCAGCAAAAACGGTTTTGTCGATCGGTGATCTCGATTTACCAGAACTAGGATCTGGACAAGTGCGCGTCAAAGTTTTTGCCTCTGGGATTAATCCATCCGATGTCAAACAGCGAAGTGGCTGA
- a CDS encoding oxidoreductase, zinc-binding dehydrogenase family (similar to AA sequence:cyanobase_aa:AM1_4994): MRFPRVIPHNDGAGVIVEVGAGVSSDRVGERVWIYEATLAKGLGTAAEFVTVASENAIALPDSTSFAEGACLGVPAMTAHHCLFKDGRIAGQTILVTGGAGAVGAYAIQLAKWGKATVITTVSSERKAEIARSIGADYVINYKTEEVSAVIKQIAKGVDRVIEVDFAANLETNLKILNRDGVIATYATDSNVTPQVPIYSLIYKNLTVHYVLVYAMSKSAHQQAAADITTCLQEGVLKHQIAERFALDRIAEAHELMESGTAIGNIIVEVIPG; encoded by the coding sequence ATGAGGTTTCCACGGGTAATTCCACATAATGATGGGGCAGGCGTAATTGTCGAAGTTGGGGCAGGAGTGAGTTCTGATCGAGTTGGGGAACGAGTCTGGATTTACGAAGCGACTTTGGCAAAAGGATTGGGAACAGCAGCGGAATTTGTTACCGTTGCAAGCGAGAATGCGATCGCGCTTCCCGATTCGACTTCGTTTGCAGAAGGAGCTTGTCTAGGTGTTCCTGCGATGACGGCTCATCATTGTTTGTTCAAAGATGGAAGGATTGCAGGACAAACAATTTTAGTCACAGGTGGAGCGGGAGCCGTTGGAGCTTATGCGATTCAACTTGCGAAATGGGGAAAGGCTACGGTGATTACAACGGTAAGCTCTGAGAGAAAAGCTGAGATTGCTAGATCAATTGGTGCTGATTATGTCATTAACTACAAAACTGAAGAGGTTAGTGCAGTCATTAAACAGATTGCAAAAGGTGTCGATCGTGTGATTGAAGTTGATTTTGCCGCAAATTTAGAAACGAATTTGAAGATCCTAAATCGTGATGGTGTGATTGCGACTTATGCCACAGATTCTAATGTGACACCTCAAGTGCCAATCTATTCGCTGATTTATAAGAATCTCACTGTGCATTATGTTCTAGTTTATGCAATGTCTAAATCTGCCCATCAACAAGCAGCAGCAGATATTACAACTTGCTTGCAGGAAGGCGTTTTGAAACATCAGATTGCAGAACGATTTGCGCTCGATCGAATTGCTGAGGCACATGAACTGATGGAAAGTGGAACTGCGATCGGCAATATTATCGTTGAAGTGATACCCGGTTAA
- a CDS encoding hypothetical protein (similar to AA sequence:cyanobase_aa:cce_2872) — MLVVSDTSPICYLILIEQIDLLPQLYGQIFIPDVVRDELADQDAPDLVRAWISSSPEWLMTLTVTHPFDPALMELDRGEQAAILLAEELEATLILMDERKGRLLARSRGLKITGLIGILDDAASMGLIDLPNTIAKLQTTNFHISSRLIQALLDKNNQD; from the coding sequence ATGCTAGTTGTTTCTGATACGTCACCGATTTGTTACTTGATTCTGATTGAGCAAATTGATTTGCTGCCTCAGCTTTATGGTCAAATCTTCATTCCAGATGTTGTACGGGATGAATTAGCCGATCAAGATGCACCTGACCTTGTTCGAGCTTGGATCAGTTCTTCGCCCGAATGGTTAATGACTTTGACTGTGACACACCCTTTTGATCCAGCGTTGATGGAGTTAGATCGAGGAGAACAAGCGGCAATTCTTTTAGCTGAAGAATTAGAAGCGACATTGATTTTGATGGATGAGCGAAAAGGGAGATTACTTGCACGATCGCGAGGACTAAAGATTACCGGATTGATCGGAATTCTGGATGATGCAGCATCAATGGGATTGATTGATCTTCCCAATACAATCGCAAAGCTGCAAACAACTAATTTTCACATTTCTTCTCGACTGATACAGGCATTGTTAGACAAGAATAACCAAGATTAA
- a CDS encoding hypothetical protein (similar to AA sequence:cyanobase_aa:MAE01810) translates to MQVTININLSDEVAVELQQRWNDLPRKALELLVVEAYREGVITRAQVGQILGLGSRFAVDAFLKQADAPLHYDETDLEADRQTLKQVRQEGQLRI, encoded by the coding sequence ATTAATCTTTCTGATGAAGTTGCAGTTGAGCTTCAGCAACGCTGGAACGATTTACCTCGCAAAGCGCTAGAACTTTTGGTCGTAGAAGCCTATCGAGAAGGAGTAATTACTCGTGCTCAAGTCGGTCAGATTTTGGGATTGGGATCGAGATTTGCGGTCGATGCTTTTCTCAAACAAGCCGATGCTCCTCTGCACTACGATGAAACCGATTTAGAAGCCGATCGACAAACCTTAAAACAAGTCCGACAAGAGGGACAACTAAGAATTTAA